From Melospiza melodia melodia isolate bMelMel2 chromosome 31, bMelMel2.pri, whole genome shotgun sequence, one genomic window encodes:
- the NAB2 gene encoding NGFI-A-binding protein 2 isoform X2: MALPRTLGELQLYRVLQRANLLGYYETFIQQGGDDVQQLCEAGEEEFLEIMALVGMATKPLHVRRLQKALREWASNPGLFSQPVSAVPVSSIPLFKLSEAGGRKALSNGHASPGEAAGKGGGSAGTPPARSPTEPGEKLSPSAAPPWPGRSTPESEGGGDEEPGGPPFSPSGSSGEQAVGTELEPELARTVVESVERLLQSCPRGGEAELRALMKLNKKLAKSVGHIFQLEDGDRQKEEEIRRHSAIYGRGEARRREGKQLTLHELIINEAAAQFCLRDNSLLLRRVELFSLSRQVARESTYLSSLKVARAHPEDSGAVVAKRLKQEAGEQSRPELLALPVGLEPPGAGYRASLEEDTGSISGESLDGHLQEFEDGLAERGPPAPPDPPRGTIKVEQETSRQ; encoded by the exons atggccctgccccgcacGCTGGGGGAGCTGCAGCTCTACCGGGTGCTGCAACGTGCCAACCTGCTGGGCTACTACGAGACCTTCATCCAGCAAGGGGGGGACGACGTGCAGCAGCTCTGCGAGGCGGGCGAGGAGGAGTTCCTGGAGATCATGGCGCTGGTGGGCATGGCCACCAAACCCCTCCACGTCCGCCGCCTCCAGAAGGCCCTGCGGGAATGGGCCTCCAACCCAGGGCTCTTCAGCCAGCCCGTGTCGGCCGTCCCGGTCAGCAGCATCCCACTCTTCAAGCTCTCCGAGGCCGGTGGGCGCAAGGCACTCAGCAACGGGCACGCCAGCCCCGGAGAGGCAGCGGGCAAAGGGGGTGGCAGCGCCGGGACGCCCCCAGCGCGCAGCCCCACGGAGCCAGGGGAGAAGCTGTCACCATCAGCAGCTCCACCGTGGCCGGGAAGGAGCACCCCCGAATCGGAGGGTGGAGGGGATGAGGAGCCCGGGGGTCCCCCCTTCTCTCCGAGCGGGAGCAGCGGGGAGCAGGCGGTGGGCACGGAGCTGGAGCCGGAGTTGGCACGGACGGTGGTGGAGAGCGTGgagaggctgctgcagagctgccctcggGGTGGCGAGGCCGAGCTGAGGGCGCTGATGAAGCTCAACAAGAAGCTGGCCAAATCTGTGGGGCACATCTTCCAGCTGGAGGACGGGGACCggcagaaggaggaggagatCCGGCGGCACAGCGCGATCTACGGGCGCGGCGAGGCCCGGCGCCGTGAGGGCAAGCAGCTCACCCTGCACGAG CTCATCATCAATGAGGCGGCCGCCCAGTTCTGCCTGCGGGACAACTCGCTGCTGCTGCGGCGCGTCGAGCTCTTCTCGCTCTCACGGCAGGTGGCACGGGAGAGCACCTACCTGTCCTCGCTCAAGGTGGCCAG GGCCCATCCCGAGGACAGCGGTGCCGTGGTGGCCAAGCGGCTCAAGCAGGAG gcaggagagcagagcCGCCCTGAGCTCCTGGCACTGCCGGTGGGGTTGGAGCCGCCCGGCGCCGGGTACCGAGCCAGCTTGGAGGAGGACACGGGCAGCATCTCCGGGGAGAGCCTCGATGGCCATTTACAGG AGTTCGAGGACGGGCTGGCGGAACGGGGTCCTCcggcccccccagacccccctcgGGGCACCATCAAGGTGGAGCAGGAGACCAGCAGGCAGTGA
- the NAB2 gene encoding NGFI-A-binding protein 2 isoform X1, translating into MALPRTLGELQLYRVLQRANLLGYYETFIQQGGDDVQQLCEAGEEEFLEIMALVGMATKPLHVRRLQKALREWASNPGLFSQPVSAVPVSSIPLFKLSEAGGRKALSNGHASPGEAAGKGGGSAGTPPARSPTEPGEKLSPSAAPPWPGRSTPESEGGGDEEPGGPPFSPSGSSGEQAVGTELEPELARTVVESVERLLQSCPRGGEAELRALMKLNKKLAKSVGHIFQLEDGDRQKEEEIRRHSAIYGRGEARRREGKQLTLHELIINEAAAQFCLRDNSLLLRRVELFSLSRQVARESTYLSSLKVARAHPEDSGAVVAKRLKQEAGEQSRPELLALPVGLEPPGAGYRASLEEDTGSISGESLDGHLQAAGACPRLTPPPGAAPDVPLGLAPHGLWSRHILQQTLMDEGLRLARLVSHDRVGRLSPCLPGKPPGPEFEDGLAERGPPAPPDPPRGTIKVEQETSRQ; encoded by the exons atggccctgccccgcacGCTGGGGGAGCTGCAGCTCTACCGGGTGCTGCAACGTGCCAACCTGCTGGGCTACTACGAGACCTTCATCCAGCAAGGGGGGGACGACGTGCAGCAGCTCTGCGAGGCGGGCGAGGAGGAGTTCCTGGAGATCATGGCGCTGGTGGGCATGGCCACCAAACCCCTCCACGTCCGCCGCCTCCAGAAGGCCCTGCGGGAATGGGCCTCCAACCCAGGGCTCTTCAGCCAGCCCGTGTCGGCCGTCCCGGTCAGCAGCATCCCACTCTTCAAGCTCTCCGAGGCCGGTGGGCGCAAGGCACTCAGCAACGGGCACGCCAGCCCCGGAGAGGCAGCGGGCAAAGGGGGTGGCAGCGCCGGGACGCCCCCAGCGCGCAGCCCCACGGAGCCAGGGGAGAAGCTGTCACCATCAGCAGCTCCACCGTGGCCGGGAAGGAGCACCCCCGAATCGGAGGGTGGAGGGGATGAGGAGCCCGGGGGTCCCCCCTTCTCTCCGAGCGGGAGCAGCGGGGAGCAGGCGGTGGGCACGGAGCTGGAGCCGGAGTTGGCACGGACGGTGGTGGAGAGCGTGgagaggctgctgcagagctgccctcggGGTGGCGAGGCCGAGCTGAGGGCGCTGATGAAGCTCAACAAGAAGCTGGCCAAATCTGTGGGGCACATCTTCCAGCTGGAGGACGGGGACCggcagaaggaggaggagatCCGGCGGCACAGCGCGATCTACGGGCGCGGCGAGGCCCGGCGCCGTGAGGGCAAGCAGCTCACCCTGCACGAG CTCATCATCAATGAGGCGGCCGCCCAGTTCTGCCTGCGGGACAACTCGCTGCTGCTGCGGCGCGTCGAGCTCTTCTCGCTCTCACGGCAGGTGGCACGGGAGAGCACCTACCTGTCCTCGCTCAAGGTGGCCAG GGCCCATCCCGAGGACAGCGGTGCCGTGGTGGCCAAGCGGCTCAAGCAGGAG gcaggagagcagagcCGCCCTGAGCTCCTGGCACTGCCGGTGGGGTTGGAGCCGCCCGGCGCCGGGTACCGAGCCAGCTTGGAGGAGGACACGGGCAGCATCTCCGGGGAGAGCCTCGATGGCCATTTACAGG CGGCGGGCGCTTGTCCCCGGCTGACCCCTccgcccggcgcggccccggaCGTGCCCCTCGGCCTCGCTCCCCACGGGCTCTGGAGCCGCCACATCCTCCAGCAGACGCTGATGGACGAGGGGCTGCGCCTGGCCCGCTTGGTCTCTCACGACCGCGTGGGgcggctcagcccctgcctgccgGGGAAGCCCCCGGGACCAG AGTTCGAGGACGGGCTGGCGGAACGGGGTCCTCcggcccccccagacccccctcgGGGCACCATCAAGGTGGAGCAGGAGACCAGCAGGCAGTGA